A genomic window from Solanum stenotomum isolate F172 chromosome 10, ASM1918654v1, whole genome shotgun sequence includes:
- the LOC125842967 gene encoding agamous-like MADS-box protein AGL29, with protein MKLVESKDARYVTFSKRKLSLFNKATEFSSLTGADVGIFLISPSGRPYSYASTSIENITHKFLERKLENPNVVDQADEGKSNVFKTFDDLYEEVQIMNEKEKNRKWRYKILYPGSQVPPDKQRLEQLVAHKLRLEKIKEEANNYNLTEKFEFDLNVVPSQDEGESSGTH; from the coding sequence atgaagttAGTTGAATCTAAAGATGCACGTTATGTTAccttttcaaaaagaaaactaagcTTGTTCAATAAAGCTACTGAATTTTCATCTTTAACAGGAGCTGATGTTGGCATTTTCCTCATTTCACCTAGTGGTAGGCCATATTCGTATGCATCCACTAGTATTGAAAATATAACTCATAAGTTTCTTGAACGGAAACTTGAAAATCCCAATGTTGTAGATCAAGCTGATGAGGGAAAATCAAATGTCTTTAAGACATTTGATGATCTCTATGAAGAAGTACAAATAATGaacgagaaagaaaaaaatcgaAAATGGAGGTATAAGATCTTATACCCTGGTTCACAAGTACCACCTGATAAGCAGAGATTAGAGCAATTGGTAGCACATAAGCTGAggttggaaaaaataaaagaagaggcAAACAATTATAATTTGACTGAGAAATTCGAATTTGATTTGAATGTTGTCCCTAGTCAAGATGAGGGGGAAAGTTCTGGAACTCACTAA